Part of the Clostridia bacterium genome, TGCAGATGGCGTTCATGATGATAATCCGCATCGCCGTCCGCGCGCCGATGATGCTTGTATTCTCCATTATCATGGCGTTCATCATGGGCGGCTGGCTCGCCGCGTCGCTCGTGCTGATAATCCCCTTCCTCGTCTTCGGGCTCATCATGATCGCCAAGAAGGCGATGCCCGCCTTCCGCCGCGTCTTCCGCAAGTATGACCGGCTGAACGAATCCGTCGAGGAGAACGTCTCCGCGATGCGCGTCGTCAAGGGCTTCGCCCGCGAGGACTTCGAGAAGCAGAAGTTCAACGCCGCCGCCGAGGATATCCGCGGCGACTTCACCCGTGCGGAACGCATAGTCGCGATCAACTCACCGCTGATGCAGATATGCATCTACTTCAATATGATATTCGTGCTGCTCGTCGGCTCCTACCTCGTGCTGAAGTTCTCCGGCAGCTACATCAACGTCGGCGAAATGACCGCGATGCTGACCTACGGCATGCAGATACTCATCCAGCTTCAGATGCTCTCGATGATCTACGTCATACTCACGATGTCCGCCGAGAGCGCGCGCCGCATCAGCGAGGTGCTCGACGAGGAACGCACCGTGACCAATCCCGAGAACCCCGTCTATGACGTTCCGGACGGCTCGATAGAGTTCAGCGACGTGCGCTTCAAGTATTCCGAAACCGCGAAGCTCTACGCGCTCGATGATATCGATCTGAAGATCGAATCCGGCATGACCGTCGGCATAATCGGCGGCACCGGCGTCGGCAAGTCCACGCTCGTGCAGCTCATCCCCCGCCTCTACGACGTCAGCGAGGGCTGCGTCAAGGTCGGCGGCAGGGACGTGCGCGAATACGACCTCGACGCGCTCCGCAACTCCGTCGCGATGGTGCTGCAGAAGAATCTGCTCTTCACCGGCACGATAAAGGATAATCTCCGCTGGGGCAACGAAAACGCCACCGACGAGGAGCTCGTCGACGCGTGCAAGCTCGCGCAGGCGGACGACTTCATCACCTCCTTCCCCGACGGCTACGACACCTACATCGAGCAGGGCGGCACGAACGTTTCCGGCGGCCAGAAGCAGCGCCTCTGCATCGCCCGCGCCCTGCTGAAAAAGCCGAAGATACTCATCCTCGACGACTCCACGAGCGCCGTCGACACCCGCACCGACGCGCTCATACGCGCCGGCTTCAAGAGCTACATACCCGAGACGACGAAGATAATAATCGCCCAGCGCGTCGCCTCCGTCATGGACGCGGATATGATAATCATCATGGACGGCGGCACGATAACCGCCGTCGGCACACACGACGAGCTGCTCGAAAAGAGCGACATCTACCGCGAGATCTACGAGCAGCAGACGAACGGGGGTGATCTCGATGAGTAACTCCCGTATGCCCGCGCCGAGAGGCGCGAGAGGTCCGCAGGGACCGCGTCAGCCCGTTCAGAAGGGGCTTTTCGGCAGGATAGTCAAGGCGCTCTTCAAGGCGTACCCCGGCTATGCTACGCTGACGGTCGTATGCGTGCTGCTCTCCGCCTTCGTCACCGCGATACCCGCCACATTCCAGCAGCGCGTGCTCGACATACTCGTTCAGGCGCTGAAGGACGGTCTGACCTGGGAGGTCGCGAAAACGCAGATACTGCCCCTCGTCTTCCTGCTCATCGGGCTCTACGTCGTTTCGCTCGTGCTGATGACGGTGCAGAGCCAGGTCGCCGCGATAATGACGCAGGGCTTCCTCAACAGGATGCGCTGCGCCATGTTCGACGATATGCAGTCGCTGCCCATCCGCTTCTTCGACCGCAAGAAGACCGGCGACATAATGAGCTATTACACCAACGACATCGACA contains:
- a CDS encoding ABC transporter ATP-binding protein codes for the protein MLRKLSKSIREYKRPTILTLVFIVLEAIIECIIPFVTARLVNNIQNGVEMGFVIRMGAILLVMAIASLACGGLAGLTCAKASAGFSKNLRHDLFHRIQGFSFANIDRFSTSSLVTRMTTDVNNVQMAFMMIIRIAVRAPMMLVFSIIMAFIMGGWLAASLVLIIPFLVFGLIMIAKKAMPAFRRVFRKYDRLNESVEENVSAMRVVKGFAREDFEKQKFNAAAEDIRGDFTRAERIVAINSPLMQICIYFNMIFVLLVGSYLVLKFSGSYINVGEMTAMLTYGMQILIQLQMLSMIYVILTMSAESARRISEVLDEERTVTNPENPVYDVPDGSIEFSDVRFKYSETAKLYALDDIDLKIESGMTVGIIGGTGVGKSTLVQLIPRLYDVSEGCVKVGGRDVREYDLDALRNSVAMVLQKNLLFTGTIKDNLRWGNENATDEELVDACKLAQADDFITSFPDGYDTYIEQGGTNVSGGQKQRLCIARALLKKPKILILDDSTSAVDTRTDALIRAGFKSYIPETTKIIIAQRVASVMDADMIIIMDGGTITAVGTHDELLEKSDIYREIYEQQTNGGDLDE